One window of Sphingobacteriales bacterium genomic DNA carries:
- the gldN gene encoding gliding motility protein GldN: MKRLFWIASFLCFTLLLTVTSFAQTKEGYEEGGAQGGQPQESPSSETEGSVVRDGAYDKNSIKEKKILQYDHIREADVFWEKRVWRVIDTRQKMNLPFVYPKHPFIQVLLDIINQHPNDAKIFMDDEFKQQVSLKEIQSQLGSVDTVQVFDPDKDEYIQKIVTNDFNWMNVSLFRLKEDWIFDEESASMVARIMGIGPIMDVIDDNGNYRGQKAMFWAYYPSFRPFFINNEVFSPTNDAMKLTWDDIFEMRLFGSYIMKASNIQDRRIQEYAAGRDALLESEKIKKEIFEKEHNMWTY, from the coding sequence ATGAAAAGGTTATTTTGGATAGCAAGTTTTCTTTGCTTCACCCTGTTGTTGACCGTTACCTCCTTTGCACAAACCAAAGAAGGTTATGAAGAAGGTGGTGCTCAGGGAGGTCAACCTCAAGAGTCGCCAAGTTCTGAAACAGAAGGGTCAGTTGTAAGAGATGGTGCTTATGACAAAAACTCAATTAAAGAGAAAAAAATCCTTCAGTATGATCACATTCGCGAAGCAGATGTGTTTTGGGAAAAAAGAGTTTGGAGAGTAATTGACACTCGACAAAAAATGAATCTTCCTTTTGTTTATCCTAAACATCCATTCATTCAGGTGTTGTTAGATATCATCAATCAACATCCCAATGATGCTAAAATTTTTATGGATGACGAATTTAAACAACAAGTATCATTAAAAGAAATCCAAAGCCAATTGGGTTCGGTTGATACTGTACAGGTATTTGATCCTGATAAAGATGAATATATCCAAAAAATTGTAACCAACGACTTCAACTGGATGAATGTTAGTTTGTTCCGATTAAAAGAAGATTGGATATTTGATGAAGAATCTGCTTCAATGGTTGCCCGTATTATGGGTATTGGTCCAATTATGGATGTAATTGACGATAATGGAAATTATCGCGGACAAAAAGCAATGTTTTGGGCATACTACCCCTCTTTCCGCCCATTCTTTATCAACAACGAAGTTTTTAGCCCGACTAATGATGCCATGAAACTTACGTGGGATGACATTTTTGAAATGCGATTGTTTGGAAGTTATATCATGAAAGCCTCAAATATTCAGGACAGAAGAATTCAAGAATATGCTGCAGGTCGTGATGCCCTATTAGAATCAGAAAAAATCAAAAAAGAGATTTTCGAAAAAGAACACAATATGTGGACTTACTAA
- the gldM gene encoding gliding motility protein GldM: MSIPKEPRQQMINIMYLVLTALLALNVSAEILNAFRLIRKGIDNSNVSITQKVNNTMAAFAAKVEKEKRGEEYLAAAEEARKLSADFNTYVSGLDQKLVDAIGIDPEKGDLKRADDQDTPTRIFVVEKTGEELQSKILEYRKKFSELLTDPAEQKVILEALPLNVEEVPANSTKKNWSEYMFYQMPAQAVRTLLTKFQNDAISSEAIVVDKLFEKVGETTILFDKFQPAVIPNATYLLQGEKFEAQIYLAASSSMSRPSISLGGRALPLDANGMATYSETASGVGERSITGNITTKDSYGNTKSYPFTTKYTVATRPDHAPVVSADKMNVFYIGVDNPITASITGIRDDQINVSINGGGGSLTKASGPGQYTVRVTSPGKASINLSGKSKDGSPVNGSKEFRAKYIPDPIPELGGKAGGALKTGELKAQLGIAAVLKDFDFDAKFSVEGFEITLAERGQDLLTCNNSGSKFGSQCQGLIDRAKVGSIYYIDNIRAKGPDGRSRKLPTISFKII, from the coding sequence ATGTCAATTCCAAAGGAACCTCGGCAGCAGATGATTAACATCATGTATTTGGTGTTAACTGCTCTGCTTGCATTAAATGTATCCGCGGAAATTCTTAACGCTTTCAGATTAATACGCAAGGGTATTGATAACTCGAATGTTTCAATTACTCAGAAAGTAAATAATACGATGGCAGCCTTTGCGGCTAAAGTCGAAAAAGAAAAACGCGGAGAAGAATATTTAGCAGCAGCAGAAGAAGCCAGAAAACTTTCGGCTGATTTTAATACCTATGTTTCTGGCTTAGACCAAAAATTGGTGGATGCAATAGGTATTGACCCTGAAAAAGGGGATCTTAAGCGGGCGGATGACCAGGACACTCCTACAAGAATATTTGTTGTAGAAAAAACCGGCGAAGAACTACAAAGTAAAATACTTGAATATCGCAAAAAGTTTTCTGAACTTTTAACTGATCCGGCAGAACAAAAAGTTATTTTAGAAGCGTTGCCTCTTAATGTTGAGGAAGTTCCTGCCAATAGTACCAAGAAAAACTGGTCTGAGTATATGTTTTACCAAATGCCTGCACAGGCTGTTCGAACATTGCTTACCAAATTTCAAAACGATGCTATTTCAAGCGAAGCTATTGTTGTAGATAAATTGTTTGAAAAAGTAGGTGAAACCACCATCTTATTTGATAAGTTTCAACCTGCGGTTATTCCCAACGCTACTTATTTATTACAAGGCGAAAAATTTGAAGCTCAAATATACCTCGCTGCTTCAAGTTCAATGTCCCGACCCTCAATTTCTCTTGGTGGTCGTGCATTGCCCTTAGATGCAAACGGAATGGCAACCTATTCTGAAACAGCAAGTGGTGTGGGTGAACGTTCGATTACCGGTAATATTACCACTAAAGACAGTTATGGAAATACAAAATCTTATCCTTTTACAACAAAATATACAGTAGCTACTCGACCTGACCATGCTCCTGTTGTATCTGCCGATAAAATGAATGTGTTTTATATAGGTGTTGATAACCCTATCACAGCGTCTATTACAGGTATTCGTGACGATCAGATTAATGTTAGTATCAATGGTGGTGGCGGCTCTCTTACCAAAGCAAGTGGCCCCGGACAATACACAGTAAGAGTTACCTCTCCCGGTAAAGCTTCAATCAACTTAAGCGGAAAATCTAAAGACGGATCACCTGTTAACGGATCAAAAGAGTTTCGTGCTAAATACATACCGGACCCCATTCCGGAGTTAGGTGGTAAGGCCGGTGGCGCTTTGAAAACCGGAGAATTAAAAGCTCAGTTGGGTATTGCTGCTGTACTTAAAGATTTTGATTTTGATGCTAAGTTTTCAGTTGAAGGCTTTGAAATTACCCTTGCAGAAAGAGGACAAGACCTTCTTACTTGTAATAACTCCGGCTCAAAGTTCGGTAGTCAATGTCAAGGTCTGATTGATCGTGCAAAAGTTGGAAGTATCTATTACATAGACAATATCAGAGCTAAAGGTCCTGATGGAAGATCTAGAAAACTGCCGACTATTTCTTTTAAAATTATCTAA
- a CDS encoding PorP/SprF family type IX secretion system membrane protein gives MKLIKLVPLYLMFFLISKSDIQAQQFTQFTQYNLVGLVNNPAYCGSNEGINIEGAFRAQWLGLSERPITQTLGVHVPMPVWNSGVGLNILNDALGLERKTSVYLNYAYSKAIGKSSIISGGIQIGFIQKGWRGDRFISPDGNYENGSINHNDNLIPVGTQASIAPDINLGLLFTNRFFRIGLSVQQLIEPRNTFTWADNKVSVKNNRNYLTTIAYDIDLNRILRLTPSLLMKTDLIKYQLDLGAMITYDRMFHGGVSFRGFEQKSFDAVAIAAGISLGKKWLISYAYDIGISKLRSFNSGSHELVVHYKILDFVPESRGKTIYNPRFL, from the coding sequence ATGAAATTGATAAAGCTTGTCCCTTTATACTTAATGTTTTTTTTAATCAGTAAATCTGATATACAGGCGCAACAGTTTACTCAGTTTACTCAGTATAATTTAGTAGGATTAGTAAACAATCCTGCATATTGTGGCAGTAATGAAGGTATAAATATAGAAGGAGCATTTAGAGCACAGTGGTTAGGATTAAGCGAACGACCGATAACTCAGACCTTGGGAGTGCATGTGCCAATGCCGGTTTGGAATAGTGGAGTAGGATTGAACATATTAAATGACGCTTTAGGATTAGAACGCAAGACCTCAGTTTATCTGAACTATGCTTATTCAAAAGCAATTGGAAAATCTTCAATAATTTCCGGAGGTATTCAGATAGGATTTATTCAAAAGGGATGGCGAGGTGATAGATTTATTTCACCGGATGGAAATTATGAAAATGGAAGTATTAATCATAACGACAACTTAATACCGGTAGGAACACAAGCTTCCATTGCTCCGGATATAAATTTAGGACTTCTTTTTACAAACAGATTTTTTAGAATAGGATTATCGGTACAACAATTAATAGAGCCTCGAAATACATTCACTTGGGCTGACAATAAAGTATCTGTAAAAAATAATAGAAACTATTTAACCACTATTGCATACGATATTGATTTAAACAGAATATTAAGACTAACTCCTTCGTTGTTAATGAAAACCGACCTGATAAAATACCAGTTAGACCTTGGCGCAATGATAACCTATGACCGGATGTTTCATGGTGGGGTGTCATTCAGGGGATTTGAACAAAAATCTTTCGATGCAGTAGCAATAGCTGCCGGAATAAGTTTAGGTAAAAAATGGTTGATTTCTTATGCTTACGACATTGGAATCTCAAAATTGCGAAGTTTCAATTCGGGATCTCATGAGTTAGTTGTTCATTATAAAATCTTAGATTTTGTGCCAGAAAGTAGAGGTAAAACTATTTACAATCCCAGATTTTTGTAA
- a CDS encoding transposase, protein MNNSFWANLTIIFRKPGYKHFLSLIHKCLPVLVLWMLRSCEKALKTGCYFIDATKLPVCHIHRQSQNRVFKDIAAKGKTSTGWFFGLKLHLVINQFGEIVKFAFTAGNVADNNHNLLRYLLGNLQGKCAADKGYYTKLFDEFVKQGLQLILKPKKNRKNQYPALPKDVSLSKKEH, encoded by the coding sequence ATGAACAACTCATTTTGGGCGAATTTAACCATTATTTTCCGAAAGCCCGGCTATAAGCACTTTTTATCATTGATACACAAATGCTTGCCGGTATTAGTGCTTTGGATGTTACGTTCATGTGAAAAAGCCCTCAAAACAGGCTGTTACTTCATAGACGCAACCAAATTACCGGTATGCCATATACATCGTCAAAGCCAAAATCGGGTGTTTAAAGACATCGCTGCCAAAGGTAAGACCTCCACAGGTTGGTTCTTTGGCTTGAAGTTGCATTTAGTCATCAACCAATTCGGAGAAATTGTTAAGTTTGCGTTTACTGCTGGAAATGTGGCAGACAATAACCACAACTTGCTGCGCTATCTGTTGGGCAACTTGCAGGGCAAATGTGCAGCAGACAAAGGCTATTACACCAAACTCTTTGACGAATTTGTTAAACAAGGTTTACAACTTATCCTAAAACCAAAGAAGAACCGTAAAAATCAATATCCCGCTTTGCCTAAAGATGTCTCTCTCAGTAAAAAAGAGCATTGA
- the gldN gene encoding gliding motility protein GldN yields MKQTLKFTALQLLLILQTFVLNAQIEHYDKDTVSHHSNSEVNSDQNDLSQIRDGAYDRNISKERKALPYPPLREADIFWQKRVWRVIDTRQKMNQPFVYPPQPFVQILLDIVKKHKNEVPLFIDDEFTQRLSIEDLERRLGSVDTINVYNPETDDYEIRVVKNDFNWSTVNLFRIKEDWMFDEQTSTMIVRILGIAPIRDVIDDNGNFRGQEAMFWAYYPNLRQYLVKYDIFNPANNAMNLSWEDLFEMRRFSSYIIKASNIFDRRISDYASGRDALLEAENIKKEIMEFEHNLWSY; encoded by the coding sequence ATGAAGCAGACATTAAAGTTCACAGCATTGCAACTTTTGTTGATTTTACAAACCTTTGTCCTAAATGCACAAATTGAGCATTACGACAAAGATACCGTATCCCATCATTCAAATTCTGAAGTAAATAGCGATCAAAATGACCTGTCGCAAATTAGGGATGGAGCTTATGACAGAAATATTTCCAAAGAAAGAAAAGCATTGCCATATCCTCCTCTAAGAGAAGCCGATATTTTTTGGCAAAAAAGAGTTTGGAGGGTAATAGATACCAGGCAAAAAATGAACCAACCGTTTGTTTATCCACCTCAACCTTTTGTACAAATCTTATTAGACATTGTAAAAAAGCATAAAAACGAAGTGCCGCTTTTTATAGATGATGAGTTTACTCAACGTCTGAGTATTGAAGATTTGGAACGCAGGTTAGGCTCAGTGGATACCATTAACGTTTATAATCCGGAAACTGACGATTACGAGATTAGAGTAGTTAAAAATGATTTTAACTGGTCAACTGTCAATCTTTTTAGGATAAAAGAGGATTGGATGTTTGACGAGCAAACCTCAACAATGATTGTTCGGATATTAGGAATAGCTCCAATTAGGGATGTAATTGATGACAATGGAAATTTTAGAGGACAGGAAGCTATGTTTTGGGCATATTATCCTAATTTAAGACAATACCTGGTTAAATATGACATTTTTAACCCGGCAAATAATGCCATGAATCTAAGTTGGGAAGATTTGTTTGAAATGAGAAGATTTTCAAGCTACATCATAAAAGCATCCAATATATTTGATAGACGAATAAGTGATTATGCTTCGGGAAGAGATGCTTTGTTAGAAGCTGAAAATATCAAAAAAGAAATCATGGAGTTTGAACACAATCTTTGGTCATACTAA
- the gldL gene encoding gliding motility protein GldL, with translation MAIYERKGFAYIRNLFIGLGAGFIIIGALGKIMHYEWGNIVLPLAMVWEASIFIIQALIPPHREYHWEKLYPGLDDVASKIEPLTAEPSGDVTSRLDKALSKAGVNNELIGRLGTHLNSLGDNLSKMSDVTSTAKATGDYAKSAGEAAEALSKVKVAYENAAIVANDLKSAADNTKKYQEQVQAVSKNLAALNAVYELELQDTNNHLKAMNKFYSNLTNAIQNLNDSVADTQKYREQMSNLAKNLGTLNNVYGNMLSAMAIGAKG, from the coding sequence ATGGCTATTTACGAAAGGAAAGGATTTGCCTACATCAGAAATCTATTCATTGGTTTGGGTGCAGGTTTTATCATCATCGGTGCATTAGGGAAAATCATGCACTACGAATGGGGTAATATCGTACTACCCCTCGCAATGGTTTGGGAAGCATCTATTTTCATTATCCAGGCGCTTATCCCACCTCACCGCGAATATCATTGGGAAAAATTGTATCCCGGTTTAGATGATGTCGCTTCTAAAATCGAACCCCTTACAGCTGAACCAAGTGGTGATGTTACTTCACGCTTAGATAAAGCACTTTCTAAAGCAGGTGTAAACAACGAGTTAATCGGTCGTTTGGGAACACATTTGAATTCTTTAGGAGATAATTTATCAAAAATGTCTGATGTAACCAGTACTGCAAAAGCCACAGGAGACTATGCAAAAAGTGCAGGTGAAGCTGCAGAAGCATTATCAAAAGTAAAAGTAGCTTATGAAAACGCTGCTATCGTAGCAAACGATTTGAAGTCTGCTGCTGACAATACTAAAAAATACCAAGAGCAAGTTCAGGCAGTTTCTAAAAATTTAGCAGCTTTGAATGCTGTTTACGAATTGGAATTGCAAGACACGAACAACCATTTGAAAGCGATGAACAAGTTTTACAGCAATTTGACCAATGCTATTCAAAACCTCAACGATTCTGTAGCCGATACTCAAAAGTACAGAGAACAAATGTCAAATTTGGCTAAAAACCTGGGTACACTTAACAATGTATATGGCAATATGTTGAGCGCAATGGCAATTGGCGCAAAAGGTTAA
- a CDS encoding T9SS type A sorting domain-containing protein, with amino-acid sequence MIKQLIVFLVLFCPITFEVFGQPEPCGTDEIMSLAQQTNPEISAFRKNSERKIQDYINNNHRSWENEIITIPTVIHIIYHNDEENLPDSIIYSQMDVLNEDFRRLNADTINTPDYFKPVASDMRFEFCLATHDPEGNPTNGITRTYTDVTQFAYNSGNYEVITRMHFDSKGGKNIWNRDEYLNVWVINLNNSSGVLAFAYLPGADPAVDGIVCDYEYFGKPGLADPPYGLGRTMTHEVGHWLNLYHTFNDSEGSFCSDDFVEDTPPQLQANFTCYTFPHSTCDNVSDMYMNYMDYPGDDCTNMFTIGQTARSHAAVHIMRSSILNSTACQPIADNDIKLSSIDEPFSSYCFSNYVPIFISIKNNGLNEVNSLKIGYSVNEQVSSEVTEWTGSLQVGESASGIFLGIPEIPNGLHLLKVFTYLPNEQPDSYPKTDTLAKMITIGAGIPAPYTETFTTPYPDNGWSLYDEANAVPWQQIFEVVSSDGQIGGVMSVKNDFSDYFEVEGSIDDFFSPNIDLRNFSDAQLSFDVSYRFTDDKADALSVLASPFCSPPYEELFNKSGATLSTRTAPTPQSATDWRTETIDLTAYAGQSVHLVFRNTTAGGNWLMIDNIRVTGTEFPVYSPDELGIGEIIVKLFPNPVIEDKFSLFIFNPKQIQDCKLEIFNIQGQKIWLQNLKLQTGQNILPVYIPSFSKGIYFVQFHTPDQTVVLKLVK; translated from the coding sequence AAAACTCTGAACGTAAAATTCAAGATTATATTAACAATAATCACAGAAGTTGGGAAAATGAAATTATCACAATTCCTACAGTTATTCATATTATTTATCATAATGACGAGGAAAATCTGCCCGATTCTATCATTTACAGCCAAATGGATGTATTAAATGAAGATTTCAGGCGCTTAAATGCTGATACTATTAACACTCCGGACTATTTTAAACCTGTAGCTTCTGATATGCGGTTTGAGTTTTGTCTGGCTACCCATGATCCGGAGGGCAATCCTACAAACGGAATTACTCGCACCTATACTGATGTAACCCAGTTTGCTTATAACAGCGGAAATTATGAGGTTATAACCAGAATGCATTTTGACAGTAAAGGAGGAAAAAATATCTGGAACCGCGATGAATATTTGAATGTTTGGGTTATCAATCTGAATAATAGCAGCGGAGTTCTGGCTTTTGCATATTTACCGGGTGCTGATCCTGCGGTTGATGGAATTGTGTGTGATTATGAATATTTTGGCAAACCCGGATTGGCGGATCCTCCTTATGGTCTGGGGCGAACTATGACCCATGAAGTCGGTCATTGGCTAAACCTTTACCATACTTTTAATGATAGTGAAGGTTCTTTTTGTAGTGATGATTTTGTTGAAGATACTCCTCCCCAATTACAGGCAAATTTTACTTGTTATACCTTTCCACATTCAACCTGTGATAATGTAAGTGACATGTATATGAATTATATGGACTACCCTGGTGATGATTGTACTAATATGTTCACCATTGGTCAAACAGCTCGTTCTCATGCTGCAGTACATATTATGCGATCTTCTATCTTAAACTCAACTGCTTGTCAACCAATCGCCGATAATGATATCAAGCTCAGTTCTATAGATGAACCGTTCAGCAGTTATTGTTTTTCAAACTACGTTCCCATCTTTATAAGCATTAAAAACAACGGATTAAATGAGGTCAACTCTTTAAAAATAGGATACTCTGTTAATGAACAAGTATCGTCTGAAGTAACTGAATGGACGGGTTCTTTGCAAGTTGGAGAATCGGCATCCGGAATCTTTTTAGGAATACCGGAAATACCGAATGGCCTTCATCTTCTGAAAGTATTCACTTATCTGCCCAATGAACAACCCGATTCTTATCCAAAAACAGACACTTTGGCAAAAATGATCACCATTGGAGCCGGTATTCCCGCACCTTACACAGAAACTTTTACTACACCTTATCCCGATAACGGTTGGAGTTTATACGATGAAGCAAATGCTGTTCCTTGGCAACAGATTTTCGAAGTAGTCTCTTCAGATGGTCAAATTGGCGGAGTAATGAGTGTAAAAAACGATTTCAGCGACTATTTCGAAGTAGAAGGTTCTATTGATGATTTCTTTTCACCGAATATTGATTTGCGAAATTTTTCAGATGCCCAACTCAGTTTTGATGTCAGCTATCGTTTTACAGACGATAAAGCAGATGCATTAAGTGTTCTTGCGAGCCCTTTTTGTAGCCCTCCCTATGAAGAGCTGTTTAATAAATCAGGCGCTACTTTAAGTACAAGAACAGCACCTACACCTCAATCTGCTACTGATTGGAGAACGGAAACCATTGACTTGACAGCTTATGCAGGTCAAAGTGTTCATTTAGTTTTTAGAAATACTACAGCAGGGGGTAACTGGTTAATGATTGACAATATTCGAGTAACCGGAACAGAGTTTCCGGTTTATTCACCCGACGAATTAGGGATTGGTGAGATAATTGTCAAGCTCTTTCCAAATCCGGTAATAGAAGATAAATTTTCACTGTTTATTTTTAATCCAAAACAAATTCAGGACTGCAAACTAGAAATATTTAACATTCAGGGACAAAAAATCTGGCTACAAAATTTGAAACTACAAACCGGACAAAATATATTACCCGTTTACATCCCCTCATTTAGTAAAGGTATCTATTTCGTACAGTTTCATACTCCAGATCAAACCGTTGTTTTAAAACTTGTTAAGTGA
- a CDS encoding SUMF1/EgtB/PvdO family nonheme iron enzyme, which produces MKKLALICIVITALMASAGCQKSGTQSNGQLVGVQDRPKWDHINPFGMVYIPSGTFHSGPSDEDVNNSLIQRTRAKSIQGFYMDDTEITNNEYRQFVHYVRDSMAHTLLDHFTEDEDGNKKLDWTYPIDWSGTGDGPALESMFYTGGDQFWGRKELNTGSLVFNYEWYDWKAAARKDMRENARSSFIRKEEVKIYPDTLVWIHDFSYSYNEPMTRNYFWHPSFDDYPAVGVSWVQANAFCAWRTKVWRDYAAENGETMGEEFRLPFEHEWEYAARGGMESAPYPWGGPYVRNSKGCLLANFKPGRGNYPEDGGFYTVRADSYHPNDYGLYNMAGNVSEWTSTAFYENADAFGHDMNTDIRYDASKEDTETMKRKVIRGGSWKDIAYYIQTGSRHWEYQDTSKSYVGFRSTLTFLGRSIDDKY; this is translated from the coding sequence ATGAAAAAATTAGCATTAATTTGCATTGTCATCACTGCGTTAATGGCTTCGGCAGGCTGCCAAAAATCTGGCACGCAAAGTAATGGCCAATTAGTAGGGGTGCAAGACCGTCCGAAATGGGATCATATAAATCCATTCGGCATGGTTTACATTCCATCAGGTACTTTTCATTCCGGCCCGAGCGATGAAGATGTAAATAACTCGCTCATTCAAAGAACCCGTGCAAAATCAATTCAGGGTTTTTATATGGACGATACTGAAATTACCAATAATGAGTATCGCCAATTCGTACATTATGTACGGGATTCCATGGCCCATACTTTATTAGATCATTTTACCGAAGATGAAGACGGAAATAAAAAACTTGACTGGACATATCCGATTGATTGGTCAGGCACAGGTGACGGACCTGCTTTAGAATCTATGTTTTACACAGGTGGTGATCAGTTTTGGGGAAGAAAAGAATTAAATACCGGTTCGTTGGTGTTTAATTATGAATGGTACGATTGGAAAGCTGCTGCTCGTAAAGACATGCGTGAAAATGCAAGAAGTTCGTTTATCCGCAAAGAAGAAGTAAAAATTTACCCTGATACTTTGGTTTGGATTCATGATTTCTCCTACTCCTACAATGAGCCGATGACCAGAAACTATTTCTGGCACCCATCATTTGATGATTATCCTGCTGTAGGTGTAAGTTGGGTACAAGCAAATGCATTTTGTGCTTGGAGAACAAAAGTGTGGAGAGATTATGCTGCTGAAAACGGAGAAACGATGGGTGAAGAGTTTCGTCTTCCCTTTGAACATGAATGGGAATATGCTGCACGCGGAGGCATGGAAAGTGCTCCATATCCTTGGGGAGGACCTTATGTTCGTAACAGCAAAGGCTGCTTGTTAGCAAACTTTAAACCAGGTCGTGGGAATTATCCTGAAGATGGTGGATTCTATACTGTAAGAGCAGATTCATACCACCCTAATGATTACGGTTTGTACAATATGGCGGGCAACGTATCAGAATGGACTTCTACAGCTTTCTATGAAAATGCTGACGCTTTCGGACATGACATGAATACAGATATCCGATATGATGCAAGCAAAGAAGACACAGAAACCATGAAAAGAAAAGTTATTCGCGGAGGATCTTGGAAAGATATCGCTTATTATATTCAAACAGGTTCCCGTCATTGGGAATATCAGGATACTTCTAAATCCTATGTAGGTTTCCGTTCAACGCTTACTTTCTTGGGACGTTCTATAGACGACAAATATTAA